TGATTGTCCACTGTCTCCTAAAGCTGAGGAGCACCATTCAggctacacatgaggaagaaattttttaccacGAGGGTTGTAAAACACTGGAAGAGTTTGCCCAGAGAcctggtagatgctccatccctgaaagtattcaaggccaggctggacaaggctctgagcaacctgatctagttgaagatgtccctctcATTGCAAGGGAGTagcactagatgacctttaaagatcccttccaacctgaactattctgTGATTACATTATTTTCTTCCCCATCCCATATCCCCACTCACAAGGTGAGTGCTGCTGCCCATGCTCCAGCACACAGCTACAGGTGGGCTGAGCACAAAAGACGTGCACAGGGGTGGCAGCCAGGATGGCCCCAGAGCGGGGCTGAGCCAAGGCATGGGGAAGGGTTTGGCATGGTGCAGTGCTGCGGGCATCCTGGGATGCAGGGCTGAGCACCTGGAACCTACGGACACATAACAGCCAAGGGAAAGTGGCAGCAGCCCCGAAGGGATCTGAGGGGAAAAGCTCAGCAATGCGCTGGCCCAGCAGCTCCGCAGTAGGCATCTCGGACGCCTGACCCCTGTTCAGAGCCCTTTGTTGAAGTAGACGGTTTCCAGCTGTGGGTCTTTCTCCCGGATCCGAGCTTGGACTTCAGGCTCCAGGTGGCTCACGGGCATTGAGCTGCCAAGCAGACACAGATACAGGGGTTGGAGAAGCAACACCCACCAGTAGCCTCAGGTTGGGAAAACACCTGCTGCCACCCCTTcctcacctgcagcccatggggatATTGTCCCCATGGCCTcactgcacatgtgtgtgcacagggacatgtgtgtgcacacagattCAAGCCTCTGACTGCTTGAAGGAGTTAAATCATCTTTTGGGAGTTAGAGAGCACAAGGAACCCATGCACCCCCACCTGCACCCCATGTCCTGCCCTGTGGGGCCGTGCATGCAGGCAAGGTACCCATCCTCACCTTTTCTGTGGGAAGAGTGCGCAGCACAGCGGGGTCGCAAACACCAAGCTGCAAGGgaaagacacagagaggaaaatcTGGGCTTCAGGTCAACGAGGAGGCAGCCCATAGCTGTGCTGGGTGCTCAGCCAAGGAAGGGGTAAGGAGATGGTCTGTCCAAGCTCCAGACCCTGCATTTGGCTCCTGAAGTGGGGCAAATCCTGTCCCAGTCAGTGTGGGGGTACCGTAATGATGAGCAGGAGCCCATTGGAGCTTGAGGTACGTCAAGACAGAGCAAAACAGCTTCTGGTCCCAGGACCTCATACCCCATCCTATCTGCCTGGGGTGGATAACAGCTTGGCTGAGCTCTGGCACCTCCCCAAGGAGCTCTGGGGTGGTTCTCATTGCCCCTGCCAAGCAGACCCCCCAGCAGCATCGCCCCCTGTACGCACGTTTGGTCTGTGCCTGGGGTTGTGATACCCATCGGCAGAGGGTGACTTACCAGAGACCCACCAGGCCGACCTGCAGAGGAGCATTCAGGTACGGGTACCGCTGCCAGGAACAGGGAGAGGCTGAAGTCAGTGGGGCAGATGGGGTGGGATGTTTCCTGACAGGGTGCCAGCCCCAAGGGGTGCCAGCACAGGCACATGCTTGGGGGTGTCCCTGTGCCCACTCTCCCCTCCCAGTACCAGTAGTACCTTCAGGAAAGCTCTCTTCTCCAGGGCATTCATGATCACCGGAGGGATGGCTGGGGCAGAGGGGAAGGTGATGAGTTCCCAGTGCTCACAGTGCCCCTGCCAGCCATGGGACACTGTCCCACGCTGCCAGGGACCAGCTGCAGCCCTTGGACATGGGTGGATGACAAGATACTCACCCATGGCCGGGGCTGCCATGCCAATGCGGGACACCACCACCTGGAAAATAGCTTTCTGGGCTGCGGCTGTGGACTCGCCCAGGCGGTTCCCGTTCTCATCCGTGACAGGGATTCCCAGCTTGAGCTCTCTGCAGGGAGAGGAGGCATGAGAGAGGCCCCAGGGCACACAAGTGAGCAGATCAAGATACAGGGcagggacacagcacaggggcAACCTCCAGGAGAGGTTGGTGTCCTGCTATTTTCCCCATTAGTGCCTGTGTAATGAGTCCAAGGGGTCACAGCTGGTTCCCCATTCACACCTGGGGGAGGTCCTCAGCAGAGCTGGATGTGCagcagggcagggatggggagtTCATAGCTGGCATTAACTGATAACCCCTTGGGATGCAAAGAGGAGCTTGTACCCTCAAACCAACCCTCCAGGGAAAGGGCTGCCAGCAGGGCAGGAAGCTCCCTGTAAGCTaccctccctgtgtcccctcaccaGTGCTTGGTGAACCCCGATGCAAGCCCAAGTGCCCTGTCCCAGCCCAGGGGCTCACCTCTGCCTCATCAGTGGGATGTTGATGCAGttggcagcagccacagctgcaaaaggcacgtaccgGCCAATGATAGCTGGCAAGTGCTGTGGGGGCAAGCAGGGAGCATGTCATGCAGAGGCTCTGGGGGCAGAGATGCAAGACCCTGGGGGATTCCCGCCCCACTGGGGAAAACCATTCTCTCTTCCCCTACAACTTCCAGCTGGTGAAAGCCCAGGGAGTCTGGCACATCCCacgtcccctcccagccctggagGAGGCTAAGGGGTGAAAGAAGCCTGGAGAGATCCAGCTGGGGATGGAACAGGGCCAGAGGGACAGGCCATTTCCAGAGCCATGACTGGGGAGAGGGGCTGACTTGTGTGGGTGTCCCCAGGAAACCCCTTTCCTCCATTTTTTTCTCTGCCCCAGGTGGTAGGGTAAATCCCCTGCTCAGCTCAGAGCTCAGAAGACCCCATGGGGAGTGTCCAGGTGCCTCCAGATAGTGATGGCCAAAGGCCACCTTACCTTGGTGAGAGATTTGAGCCCCAGTGCTGTGACAACTGCCCCCGTGGTTGCGCTCACATAGGCTGTTCCCAGTTGGCTGCAAGAGCAGGAGTTGACACCAATAAACGAGCATCTCCCCAACCTGCCACCCCCTCAAAGGACGGGACAGCATGATTTTCAATAGCAGCAGGACACCTGGGTTCCTCTCCCAGCTCTACCACCGACCTTGACAGCCCCACTGGTACCCATCTCTAGCTGTGCCAGGTCCCCACTGCCCCACCTCACAGCTCCCCACTATTCAAGATGGGATTCAAGGCACCCTCCTCATGGCATTTTGGGGTTCCCTGGGGACCTGCTCAGAGGGATGTTTACCTGGGGGTGATAGGTGCATCCCCGCTGCGATTGGTGTAGTTGACGATGGCGTTGAAGGACTGGTTGACCCACTGCCAGAACAGCACGGCCGGTGTGGTCCTATCAGAGAGAGGACAGTGCTGGTGGTACTCGTGGATGCCACCCATGCTCCTATGGCATGGGTGCCTTGCAGGGTACAGGACATGCGTCCCCTCCTCACCCCACAGCCAGAAGGGCACCCAGGGGAGTGCTTTATCCCCCTAGACACTCTCCTGGCCCTGGGGTGAGGAGAGGATGGGTACCTGTAGAAGGTCAGCATGCAACCGGTGATGGTCATGTTCATGGGGACTTGGGCAGACATGCGCCCTATAAGGAGCATCTTCTCGCCCGTGTCAGGGTGGAAAGCCGAATCGTAGATGTACTTTGCCCGCCAAAGCTCGTCCTCCGTTAGACCTGGGGGTactgtgcctgccctgccaggtaAGAGTATCACCCGTTGGGAGAACTTCTGGCAGCACCCATGCCATAGCTGGTCCCCACCCCTTGTGGGGCAGCTAGGAGATGCCTTGGGGACCAACCAGGCAATTTGGGGGGTTGGCTTTTACTGGAGAAGGCCAGCACTGCTCCCATTCTCACTCCTGGGGATGGCCCTAAGGCCATACCCTGTCCTGGAGCATTGCTGGAGGTACAGCTCCCCCCCAATACCTGTAGTCCTCCACCACCCGGCGAGCCTCCTCCAGAGTGGCCCCCGAGAGCAGTAGGTTTCGGGGGTCAGTCACCATGAAGAAGTGCTTGGCCCGGCCCTGGAAGGTGCTCTGGTCCCAGCGGGGCTCCTGGATGTTGATGGTGGCAGGGAGGGACGGTGGCATCTTCTGGAGAGGGGCCATTAATGGAATGCAGTGCCTGTGTGttcccctcctgcagccctgctggggcAGTTCTGCAGTTCCCCCAGCCGGGAGGagctgcaggggacagggtgccCCTGAGTTGGGTCCCCAAGCCCAACAAGCAGATGGGGAAGCTCCCAGGTGGGGTGACCCCACCGCTGTACCCCCTCACCCTGCAATCTGTCAGTGAGGAGCCCCCCAATCTGGTTAACACCAGCCACCAGAACAGTTagggaccccccaccccagcagGACACCCCAGCCACGGGTGggggatggggacccccaacTTCGGGGCCGGTGTTGGTGACAGTCgcagggagggggaggaagggcaCGGGAATGAGGAATATCACCCCGCCCGGAAGGCACCAAAACACACGGCACGGCCCCATCTCCACGCCCGCCCTTCCACGCGATAACCGGGGCTCTGCTcccccctctccaggcagatcaacccTCCCCTCGTCCCTTCCCGTACGCGcaaccctccctcctccccctccatAACGACCCCCGCACTCACGGCTTCCCGGGCAGCGCCCACCGTGCCCGCGCCGCCGCTGCCaccgccccgctcccgcccggcGCGCTGACGTCCGGCCTCGTCACGGGGGGGGCGTccccgcggcggggggagccgggcggcggcgccgcgcggggggcggcgggggacaCGCGGGACCGGTCTGGCTGCGGGAAGGGCGGTACGTGCCGAGCCGCACGCGGCGTCCGCCCCCCTCCCGCCTCCGATTGCTCGCGTGGGTGCGTGCGCGGGAGTATTCGCGCGTGGGCGCGCGCGCTCTCACGTGGGTGCGTGCGTGTGCGCTCACGTGCCTATAGGTGTCCGTGCGTGTGCGTTCACGTCGGCTTTCCGCTCATTCgggtgcacgtgtgtgtgttttCACGTGGGCGTTCACGTGCGTGTTTCTGCGCGTGGCTGCGCGCACAAGGGGCGTCCCCGTTCCAATCGTGTGTGCCCGCGGGGCTCATGAGGGTGTTGGTGCCTGTGCCGCGCGCGCGCGTGCTCGTACCGTTGTGCTCACTCGTGTCGCATCGGTGTTCACGCGGGGCACGGTGTCTCGGCAGGGCGGCTGCGTGCCAGTGTGTGTCCGCTTGTGCAGAAGGTGCGGGCACACGCGCGTGCACCGCTGTGCCTGCGTGTGGCCCGCTGCGCGTGCAGCAGCGCTCCGTGGGTGTCTGCGAGTGTGTGCGCAGAGGCGGCACGGCTAGGCTTGTACGCGTGTGACTGCGCAGGGGTATAAACACGCATGTCGTGGACGTGTGGGTGCAtggggtgtatgtgtgtgtgggtgCGCGTCCCCACGCCGGCCGTGCCCCCTCAGCCCCTCACCCCGGCCCTTCCCCTCCGCTCGCCgtcggggtgtcccgggggggctgCCCCGGGGCGCAGCGCGGACCCTGCCGCTGTGGGAGTGGAGGGACCCCCCTACTTCggtccccgcccccgccgcccggccGCAGCCCCCCCGCGGCACCCCCGGCCGCCACGCATCACCTGAAACCGCCACGGTGTCGGGTTCGCGCTGGCGGCGCCGGGCCCCGCCGGGTGGTCACGGCCAGCCCGGGTTGGAGGCGATGCCCCACGGGGAGGGGGAACACGGGGGGACACCGGCTCGCATCACCGGAGTGGGCGGAGGGGGGACACACCCCCTTCCCtggccgtgcctcagtttcccctgtgtcccccgggGTGCCTCGCGCTAAGGGAGGGGTTTGGAGGGGCACGGCATGCCTCACCCCACGCGGCCCCGCGGGGAGACTCGCCCCCCCGAGCCCCACCACGCCGTGCCCGTGGGGAAAACACACACAGAGGGCTCCCTCCCCAGCTGCGAGGCCAGCCTTGGCCGCTCTTGATTGACAGCTCCCGCGCCCGATGGCCGCGCCGGTCCCGCAGGGACAGCCAATCCCCGCGGGCGGGGGGGCAGGAGGCGGTGCTGCCCCCCCCCGGCTTCTCCATCCCCCCCGCGCTGCCGGGTGTCTCTTTCGcaggtggcaccatggggacaggtgAGGAGGGCATGGGACGGCGGAAAGGGGGGCGGCGGCAGGGGGGTCTCCAGCGCCCCTTTGGGGAGGGAGCACCGCCGGGTGGTGCTGGAGAGGGGAAAGGAGCAGccagtgggtgccatggggggctgCCAGGCGACGGGGACACCAGCGTGTTCCCCTGGCCAGGATCATTACTTATTTATTGAGGTCAGGCTGGGGCAAACGGGGGACGAAGCGGGGGGGCCCCGTGATGGCGTTTCACCCACGCCTGGAAAATCCCCGCGAGCATTTTGCTAGGGGCATCTGCTGGTCCCCTGCCCCATGGCAGCTCCCAGCAGTGTAAACCTGGGAGGACAGAGGGGGCACTCACCATCTCCTGCTGCAAATCTTCCCCAGGGAGGGGCCGGGGGTTCAGGTCTTGCTCTCTGGCGTAAAGCTGAGGTCCCTGACAGGTAAAACCCCTTTGCATCCCAGCATCCTCgccccagggcagggcagccTGTGCTTGCCACTCCCATGGTGGTACTCAGGACCCTGCAGCAGTTTGGCCCCCAGGGTGCTGTAGAATGAGAGGGGACAGGGCTTGAGAAGGGGTCACGAAGTTCCTTGTCCCCCCAGGCTGTGTAGCTGTGCCCAGGACCTGTCCTGCCAGCACCAAGTACCTGCACCAGCTGGCCCCAGCATCACACTGCTAAGAGAGAGCAGTGTTGGAGCTCGGGTATGTGCTGTTGGACTATGCCATGTCCACCCCCGGCCGACGGGCAGCCCTGGTCCCGTGAGGACACGGCCAGTCCTGAGCCGGACACCGGGACGCCGGGGTGCCCAGCGCCACCATGGCCCAGGGCTGGGACGCAGCGCTGTCAGGGATGACGACGGGCAGCCGGTCGCGAAGCTCCAGCAGCGAGGCCAGCCTGGCTCCCCGCTACCTCCTCAGCAAACAGAGCCGCCTGCTCAACGGGGATGACCAGGGCAGCCGCACCACCTCCCCCATGGGCCGTGTCATCCTCATCAACAACCCCATCGAAGGTGCGTGTGGTGTCACAGCCCTCTGCTCACCTGCATGGGCAGAGGGCCCAGACACCAGAGTTGTCCAGACCCAGGAGCAGGGAGAGTTATCCTGGGACTGGGGACATCCCCAGCAAGAGACACCCCTCCCTGTCACTTGGACCCAGCCTGGGTGACAcgttctgtccccacagccagcaGCAATGAGAGCAACATCATCAATGCCATCACGGTGGAGAAGAGCATGGATGGCAAGCTGGGTTTCAGCGTCCGTGGCGGCTCCGAGCACGGGCTGGGCATCTTCGTCAGCAAGGTGGAGGAGGGCAGCGCTGCTGGTAagtgggacaggctgagggaCACCGGTGGGGACAGGCACATGCCAGCAAGACCCTTTGTGGAGTTCCCAGTGACACAATGCTGCAGCAGTGATTCCACCCTTCATGGTGGCAACCCACCATTTGCTCCGTGCTGCCTGTGGCCACAGAGAaggggcagggacaggagtgggCAGACTTGTGCTGATGTCTCTGAGTTCCACCCAAAAGCCACAGCGAGGTGACAAGCTCCTCATGCCTGCTACAGCCttgctgcatttgctgagcatccCCACCTCTGCTACCATGGGGTCCAGATCAGGCTGGGGTCACATTTAAGGAGACACCAAACAAGGACATCAGTGCTGGGTCAGGTGCCCAGCCAAGCCATGTGCCCCTTGCAGAGCAGGCCGGGCTGTGTGTTGGTGACAAGATCACGGAGGTGAACAGCGTGAGCCTGGAGAATATCACCATGAGCAGTGCTGTCAAGGTTCTCACTGGCAACAACCGCCTCCGCATGGTGGTTCGACGGATGGGCCGCGTGCCAGGCATCAAGTTCTCCAAGGAGAAGACGGCATGGTGAGCAGGGTGTCCCTCATgccagcaccccaaagcccagctccATGGAGGTCATGGTGGGGAGGCTTGGTGGGGAAtgctgggggatccccagggtggaGGGCAACAGAAGTCTCCAAGGAAGGTGGGGAGAACCCAAAGTGGGGCACAGGATGGAACACGAAGGTCTGGAGCAGGCAGGGTGGGTGCAAGCCCCATCCTCACCATCCTCCATCCCCATCATTCTCGTCTACTGCATGCCACTGAtatccccatcccactgggggacaAGAGCCAGAGCACTGAGGTCGCCCCCAATCACTGTGCCCATGCCCCAGGGTGGATGTGGTGAACAGGCGCCTGGTGGTGGAGAAAAGTGGCTCGACGCCATCGGAGAGTGG
The sequence above is drawn from the Patagioenas fasciata isolate bPatFas1 chromosome 8, bPatFas1.hap1, whole genome shotgun sequence genome and encodes:
- the SFXN3 gene encoding sideroflexin-3 isoform X2, producing the protein MPPSLPATINIQEPRWDQSTFQGRAKHFFMVTDPRNLLLSGATLEEARRVVEDYRAGTVPPGLTEDELWRAKYIYDSAFHPDTGEKMLLIGRMSAQVPMNMTITGCMLTFYRTTPAVLFWQWVNQSFNAIVNYTNRSGDAPITPSQLGTAYVSATTGAVVTALGLKSLTKHLPAIIGRYVPFAAVAAANCINIPLMRQRELKLGIPVTDENGNRLGESTAAAQKAIFQVVVSRIGMAAPAMAIPPVIMNALEKRAFLKRYPYLNAPLQVGLVGLCLVFATPLCCALFPQKSSMPVSHLEPEVQARIREKDPQLETVYFNKGL
- the SFXN3 gene encoding sideroflexin-3 isoform X1 yields the protein MAPLQKMPPSLPATINIQEPRWDQSTFQGRAKHFFMVTDPRNLLLSGATLEEARRVVEDYRAGTVPPGLTEDELWRAKYIYDSAFHPDTGEKMLLIGRMSAQVPMNMTITGCMLTFYRTTPAVLFWQWVNQSFNAIVNYTNRSGDAPITPSQLGTAYVSATTGAVVTALGLKSLTKHLPAIIGRYVPFAAVAAANCINIPLMRQRELKLGIPVTDENGNRLGESTAAAQKAIFQVVVSRIGMAAPAMAIPPVIMNALEKRAFLKRYPYLNAPLQVGLVGLCLVFATPLCCALFPQKSSMPVSHLEPEVQARIREKDPQLETVYFNKGL